A stretch of the Maridesulfovibrio zosterae DSM 11974 genome encodes the following:
- a CDS encoding flavodoxin family protein, with protein sequence MKTVAFNASARKGGNTSVMLKAALAPIEAAGIETELIELGAKPLQGCIACYKCFERKDGKCAVKMDAMNEHIAKMIEADAIILGSPTYFADVSSNMKSLIDRAGLVTRANGNLLNRKVGAGVAVARRAGSIQTLNSINLFFQISGMIVPGSTYWSVGFGLQPGDTENDTEGLATMQDLGVNVAWLLKKTVDQD encoded by the coding sequence ATGAAAACTGTAGCCTTTAATGCCAGTGCCAGAAAAGGTGGAAACACATCTGTAATGCTGAAAGCTGCCCTTGCTCCTATTGAAGCGGCAGGCATTGAAACAGAACTTATTGAGCTTGGAGCCAAACCTCTTCAAGGTTGCATTGCCTGCTACAAATGCTTCGAACGAAAAGATGGTAAATGTGCCGTTAAAATGGACGCAATGAATGAGCATATTGCAAAAATGATCGAAGCGGACGCAATCATTCTCGGCTCACCAACCTATTTTGCTGATGTAAGCAGCAATATGAAGTCTCTCATTGATCGTGCAGGGCTGGTAACCAGAGCAAATGGGAATCTACTGAACCGCAAAGTCGGTGCAGGGGTAGCTGTTGCACGCCGAGCGGGCTCAATCCAGACACTCAATTCAATCAACCTTTTTTTCCAGATCAGTGGAATGATCGTACCCGGTTCAACATACTGGAGTGTGGGTTTCGGGCTTCAACCGGGTGACACTGAAAATGATACTGAAGGTCTGGCAACCATGCAAGATCTTGGCGTAAATGTCGCATGGCTGCTAAAAAAGACAGTAGACCAAGACTAA
- a CDS encoding DUF3795 domain-containing protein gives MNKDRTAYCGIYCPDCIHFKNDYSKLAKKLEDHLKDIEFDKYAEIDSPFGKGFKNWKKFSEVLATLANTKCNIPCRPGGGCSGVPCKIMNCCLEKNYEGCWECSDYEGCEKFDFLEPRCGQMPKSNIHEIKKNGMDCWPGRRHKFYIWQK, from the coding sequence GTGAATAAAGATAGAACAGCATATTGTGGAATTTATTGCCCTGACTGTATCCATTTCAAAAATGATTATAGTAAACTTGCTAAAAAACTTGAGGATCACCTCAAGGATATAGAATTTGATAAATATGCTGAAATAGATAGTCCCTTCGGTAAAGGGTTCAAAAATTGGAAAAAATTTTCTGAAGTATTAGCTACTTTAGCTAATACTAAGTGTAATATTCCTTGTAGGCCAGGTGGTGGATGCTCTGGAGTTCCATGTAAAATAATGAATTGCTGTCTTGAAAAGAACTACGAGGGCTGTTGGGAATGCAGTGATTATGAAGGTTGTGAAAAGTTTGATTTTTTAGAGCCAAGGTGCGGGCAAATGCCTAAATCAAATATTCATGAAATAAAGAAAAACGGTATGGACTGCTGGCCGGGTAGACGTCATAAATTTTATATCTGGCAGAAGTAA
- a CDS encoding YigZ family protein, whose protein sequence is MKNKAYPIPKKCTRIEDNIKKSRFICDICPIADRQEAKDFIVSIKKEFPDARHHCSAYIAGPPNTGDMGMSDDGEPQGTAGKPMLQVLQGSGIGDIAVVVTRYFGGILLGTGGLVRAYSGAVQQGIESLDIVMKVPMRRLTLEISYAQEGMLRRMLSEFSAEIEEQSFGSAIMFTLIMPSDQVELFSDRIVEDTNGTAEMMIEDMDIWR, encoded by the coding sequence ATGAAAAATAAAGCTTACCCAATTCCTAAAAAGTGCACACGTATTGAAGACAATATTAAGAAAAGTCGCTTTATTTGCGATATCTGCCCTATCGCTGATAGACAGGAAGCAAAAGATTTTATTGTGTCAATCAAAAAGGAGTTTCCTGATGCACGCCATCATTGCTCGGCTTATATTGCCGGGCCACCAAATACCGGAGATATGGGTATGAGTGATGACGGAGAGCCGCAAGGGACAGCGGGGAAACCGATGCTGCAAGTTCTGCAGGGGAGTGGAATAGGTGATATCGCAGTTGTTGTAACCAGATATTTCGGTGGTATTCTATTAGGAACAGGAGGGTTGGTGCGAGCCTATTCAGGAGCTGTTCAGCAGGGGATTGAAAGTCTTGATATAGTAATGAAGGTTCCCATGCGCCGGCTTACTTTAGAGATCAGCTATGCGCAGGAAGGAATGCTCAGGCGAATGCTTTCTGAGTTTTCAGCAGAAATAGAAGAACAGTCATTCGGTTCTGCCATAATGTTTACACTGATAATGCCTTCCGATCAGGTAGAATTGTTCAGTGATAGAATTGTGGAAGATACCAACGGAACTGCCGAAATGATGATAGAAGATATGGATATCTGGCGATAA
- a CDS encoding DVU0772 family protein, whose protein sequence is MGSLRDYRNWDIDWEMTPEDAVTLYLEWGNHPWDSKFAPVTSKNDYTNYFTVYMWDEKPRIIFVRRNSEEAQELLSVELPREIAERFRESVGGLKGNYPINDEVKNWIETQMNN, encoded by the coding sequence ATGGGAAGCCTTAGAGATTACAGAAATTGGGATATAGACTGGGAAATGACTCCTGAGGATGCAGTAACTTTATATCTTGAGTGGGGAAATCACCCTTGGGATTCAAAGTTTGCTCCAGTAACATCAAAGAATGACTATACAAATTATTTCACTGTTTACATGTGGGATGAAAAGCCAAGAATTATTTTTGTCCGCAGAAATTCAGAAGAAGCACAAGAACTTTTAAGCGTTGAACTGCCCAGAGAAATTGCTGAAAGATTCAGAGAGTCAGTTGGTGGATTAAAGGGCAATTATCCTATCAACGATGAAGTAAAAAATTGGATTGAAACACAAATGAACAATTAG